The nucleotide window ACGATTGTTGGTCAATCGTGGAAAAGATTTACAACAATTCCAAAACTCGTTGGACAAGCATACAATCCTTTGACGTTCAATTTTCACGAATCCATTGATCAAATGGTAAACTTCGCAGCCATCGCAAGAAAAGATGGAGTTCTCGCATTGGAAAAAGAATTGCCTACAATAAAGGAACCATTTTTCAAAAAGATGCTTGGGTTAGCAATTGATGGAAATGACCCCGATGTGATTCGTTCTATTGCAGAAACGGAAATGACGTTTGTCGGAGAACGTCATAACGTGAACATCACCATCTTCAATAAAATGGGAGGATATTCTCCCACGATGGGAATTATTGGAACAGTAATCGGATTAATAGGAACATTCGCGGCTGCTGGCGGCGGCGGCGGCGATTCCGAAAAATTAATTTCTCATATTGCTACCGCATTCGTTGCAACATTGTGGGGAATATTTTTAGCAAACCTTGTCTTTCTCCCTATTGGCGACCGGTTGAAAAATATTCATTTAGAAGAAGAAGAATATATGGATGTTATTATGCGCGGCGTTATAGCAATACAAGAAGGCGAAGCGCCTTCAATTGTTAAAGCGAAACTGTACAGTATGCTTCCGGCAAGTAAACAAGAAAAAAAATAAATTTTGTTCATTCATAAATAA belongs to Ignavibacteria bacterium and includes:
- a CDS encoding chemotaxis protein MotA; its protein translation is MDRKFDMMTLIGFIMGVGGIVVAYKFIGHGKMRMLVGAPALEAILIVGLGTMSATIVGQSWKRFTTIPKLVGQAYNPLTFNFHESIDQMVNFAAIARKDGVLALEKELPTIKEPFFKKMLGLAIDGNDPDVIRSIAETEMTFVGERHNVNITIFNKMGGYSPTMGIIGTVIGLIGTFAAAGGGGGDSEKLISHIATAFVATLWGIFLANLVFLPIGDRLKNIHLEEEEYMDVIMRGVIAIQEGEAPSIVKAKLYSMLPASKQEKK